The following is a genomic window from Rhodomicrobium lacus.
TGGCGCTCGCGCAGGGCGCGCGCTCGAAGCCCCTGCCGCCCATCATCCGGGGCGGCTTCACCCTGTCCGAGGGCGATGGCGGCTTCGCCGTGAGCCTTTCCTACATGCAGATCCTGATCGTCGTGACCACGGTGGTCGTGATGGCGGCCTTCTCGTACCTCATCAACAGCACATCCCTGGGCCGCGCGCAGCGCGCCTGCGAGCAGGACCGCAAGATGGCCGCGCTTTGCGGGGTGAATGTGGATCGCACGATCTCGCTCACCTTCGTGATCGGCGCCGCGCTGGCTGCCGTGGCGGGGCTCATGTTCCTTGCCTATTACGGCGTGATCGACTTCTTCGTGGGCTTTGTCGCGGGCATCAAGGCTTTCACGGCCGCTGTGCTCGGGGGCATCGGATCGTTGCCGGGCGCCATGCTGGGCGGCCTCCTCATCGGCCTCATCGAAGTGTTCTGGGCAGGCTATTTCACCGCGCAATACAAGGATGTCGCGGCGTTCTCGATCCTCGCCATCGTGCTCATTTTCATGCCATCCGGCCTTCTCGGTCGCCCTGAAGTGGAGAAGGTCTAGAAGATGACGGACACGCTTCAGCCTGAAACGTCGCCCGTCACCCGAACGCTTCCCAAGGGCTTTATCACCGCCGACGTTTTGAAGGACGCAGGGATCACATTCGTCATCGCGCTTCTGCTGTTCGGCTCCATCGTGGGCCTCAGAACCGAAACCGTGAACGGCGTGCTGATTCTCCTGCCACAATTCGGCAAGGCGCTCGCGCTTGCTACGGCCGTCGCCGTGGGGCGGCTCCTGCTGGACGTCTTCATCTGGCGCAGGATGAAAGACGGACGCACCTTTGCCTCGCTTGTCCCATCGGCCTTGCCGGTCCTGAAGATCGCGGGTGCGGTTGGCGTCACGTTCGGGCTCGCGCTTTACGGCATTCCCGGCTTCCGCACTTCGCTGGTGGCGGGGGCGGGATCTGGCCACCCGGCGCTTGGGGCTGTGACCGACCTCATCACTTTCGCATGCGAAAGCACGTTCCTCGTCGTTGCCGCCATGGCCATTGTGCGGGCGGCTCGCCTCCTTATCGGGCAGACGCCGGAAGAGGCGGTCGGACAGGGCATCCTGAGGCGCCTTACGGCCGATTTCGGGCGCGAGTTTCCCATTGCGCTGCTTCTGATCGCGCTCGCTCTTCCGATGCTGACGGTGGGGCCGTCGCAGCGCTACGCCATCGACACGGCGACGCAGATCCTCATTTACGTGATGCTTGGCTGGGGGCTGAACATCGTCGTCGGCCTCGCGGGGCTCCTCGACCTCGGCTATGTCGCTTTTTACGCGGTCGGCGCTTACACCTATGCGCTCATCTCCACGCAATTCGGCTGGTCGTTCTGGGTCTGCCTGCCGCTCGCGGGCTTCTTCGCGGCCTTGTGGGGCATCACGCTCGGCTTCCCGGTGCTGCGACTGCGCGGAGACTACCTCGCCATCGTGACGATGGCCTTCGGCGAGATCATCCGCATCGTTCTTCTGAACTGGCAGAGCCTGACGGGCGGCCCGAACGGCATCAACAAGATCCCGAAGCTCACTTTCTTCGGCCTGCCCTTCGAGCGCACCGGCGAAAGCACCTTCGCGAACGTGTTCGGCCTGAAGTTCGACCCGCTCCACCGCATGGTGTTCCTCTATTACGTCATCCTCGCGCTCGCGCTCTTCACCAACTTCATAACCTTGCGCCTGCGTCGCCTGCCCATCGGCCGCGCCTGGGAAGCGCTGCGCGAGGACGAGATCGCCTGCCGGTCTGTCGGCATCAACACGGTCACGACCAAACTGACCGCGTTCGCCATCGGCGCAATGTTCGGCGGCTTCGCGGGCTCGTTCTTCGCCGCGCGGCAAGGCTTCATCAGCCCCGAGTCGTTCACCTTCATGGAATCGGCGCTGGTGCTCGCCATCGTGGTGCTGGGCGGCCTCGGCTCGCAACTCGGCGTCGTGATCGCGGCCGTGATCCTCATCGGCAGCGCGGAGCGCTTCCGCGACCTGGAGGACTACCGCATGCTCATTTTCGGGCTTTCCATGGTGCTCGTCATGATCTGGCGTCCGCGAGGGCTCATGTCCGGACGCACGCCCTCCGCCTTTCTCAACGCGAGGAAGAACATATCTGGCAGCTTCGTCAAGGAAGGGCGCGGCTGATGGCAGACGGCGCAAGCGACGCAATCCGCGACGACCTCCTGCGTGTGGAGAACCTCACCATGCGCTTCGGCGGGCTTCTCGCCGTAGACAAGCTGTCCTTCACCGCGCGGCGCGGCGACATCACCGCCATCATCGGCCCGAACGGGGCGGGCAAGACGACCTTCTTCAACTGCATTACCGGCTTCTACAAGCCGACGGAGGGGCGCATCGCGCTTGCCCATGGTTCGGAAGCCGCGTTCGAGGCGCTGCCAGCGGCGACGTTCCGGGGCAAGCAATGGTTGAAGGCGGACGGCGCCGGGGCGGTGTTCCTTCTCGAACGCATGCCGGGCTTCGAAATCGCGCGGCTCGCCCGCGTGGCGCGCACATTCCAGAACATCCGGCTGTTTGCGGGCATGACGCTTCTCGAAAACCTGCTCGTCGCGCAGCATACCGTGCTGAACGCGGCCTCCGGCTACACCATCGGGGGGCTGCTCGGGCTGTCGAGCTTCAGGCGCGCGGAAGCCGAAGCCATCGACAAGGCGGCGTACTGGCTCCGCGAAATCGGCCTCATCGACCGCGCCGACGACCCGGCGGGCGACCTTCCCTATGGCGCGCAACGGCGGCTTGAAATCGCGCGGGCCATGTGCACCGATCCCGTGCTGCTCTGCCTTGACGAACCGGCCGCCGGGCTCAATCCGCGCGAAAGCCACGAGCTTAACGCGCTCCTCCTCAAGATCCGCGAGGAGCACGCGCTGTCCATCCTCCTCATCGAGCACGACATGGGCGTGGTCATGCAGATTTCCGACCGCATAGCCGTGCTCGACTACGGCAGGAAGATCGCCGAAGGCACCCCCGAGGAGATCCGCGCCGATCCGCGCGTGATCGCGGCCTATCTCGGCGTTCCCGACGATGAAGTGGCCGACATTGGCGTGGAGGTTGAACCATGAAGCCGCTTCTCGCCGTGCGCGGCGTCGAAACCTATTACGGTGCGATCCGGGCGCTGAAGGGCGTCGACATCGACGTTTTCGAGGGCGAGATCGTGACGATGATCGGCTCGAACGGCGCGGGCAAGACCACGCTCATGAACACGATCTGCGGCGATCCGCGCGCGCGCTCCGGCCGCATCGTGTTCGACGGCCGCGACATCACGGCCATGCCGACGCATGAAATCATGCGGCTGTCGATCGCGCAGTCGCCGGAGGGCCGCCGCATCTTCCCGCGCATGACGGTTTACGAGAACCTGCTCATGGGTGCCCTGCTCGGCCCCAACGACGACGCCTCGATAAAGGGAGATCTCGCAACCGTCTTCAGCCTGTTTCCCGTCCTCGAACGCAGGCAAGGGCAGCGAGGCGGTACGCTCTCGGGCGGCGAGCAGCAGATGCTCGCCATCGGCCGGGCGCTTATGGGGCGGCCAAAGCTTTTGCTTCTCGACGAACCGTCGCTCGGTCTCGCGCCGCTCATCGTCAAACAGATTTTTTCAGTGATCCGCGATCTGAACCGCAGGCAGGGTCTTACCGTCTTCCTCGTCGAGCAGAACGCTTTTCACGCGCTGAAGCTCGCCCATCGCGGTTATGTGATGGTCAACGGTCAGATTACGATGGCGGGGCCGGCGTCCGAGCTTCTCGCTCGCGACGACATCAAGGCGGCCTATCTCGAAGGAGGCGTTCATGCCTGATGGATCGCCTTTTTCTCGCGGCAGACCTGTGGGGGATGCGCCATGGGCGTGATCTGGGAAACCTCGTTCTGGGCCTTCCTGTTCGTCACCGTGTTTGCCGGAGGCGGCGCGGCCTACATGATCGGGCGAGCGGCGGCGCGCGGGTGGAACCCTATCTGGCAGGCGGGCCTTCAGGTGATGCTGCTGACGGCGGCGGTGCGCTTTCTGCACTGGGGACTGTTTGCGGGTGCGACGCTTGAAAGCTGGCGCCAGTCTCAGGGCTCGCTACTATCGCTCCATTACTATCTCGTCGATGCAATCGTGCTGCTCGTTTTCGCGGCAATCGGGTTTTCCCGGCAACGCACAGTGCAAATGCTTCGGCAGTATGGCTGGCTCGCTGTGGAAACGAGCCCGCTGACGTGGCGGCCATTGCACGACGCCAAGAGCCCGCCGCAATCCCGTCGAGACTGAACTTCCGCATTCCGCAGTCCATAAGATGAAAAGCACTTGGAGAGGACGATATATGCGCAAAATTCTGGCAGGTCTGGCCCTTCTCGGTCTTGGGGCCGCAGCCGCCCCGGCTTGGGCGGACGACATCTCCATCGCCATCGCAGGTCCGCTCACCGGCAAGGAAGCGACCTTCGGCGCCCAGTTCAAGGCGGGCGCGGAGGCAGCCGTCGCCGACATCAATGCAAAGGGCGGCGTGCTCGGCAAGCAGCTCAAGCTTCAGTTCGGCGACGACCAGTGCGACCCGAAGCAGGCGCGCGCGGTCGCCGAGCAACTGGCTTCCTCCGGGGTGGTCTTCGTCGCGGGGCACTTCTGTTCGAGTTCCTCGATCCCTGCTTCGAGCGTCTACAACGAACAGGGCGTCGTTCAGATCTCGCCCGGTTCCACCAACCCGAAGCTGACGGACGAGCGTCCGGGCGACTTCACCTATCGCATCTGCGGACGTGACGATCAGCAAGGCGGCGTCGCGGGTGCTTATCTCGCGAAGGAATTCGCCGACAAGAAGATTGCGATCCTGCACGACAAGACGGCTTACGGCCAGGGCCTCGCCGACGAGACCAAGAAGGCGCTGAACGCTGCGGGCAAGCAGGAAGTCTTCTACGAGGCGATCACGCCCGGCGAAAAGGACTACACGGCCATCGTCACCAAGCTGAAGCAGAACGGCATCGATGTCGTCTATCTGGGCGGCTACCACACCGAAGCCGGTCTCATCATCCGCCAGGCGCGCGGGCAAAACCTGAAGACGATCCTCGTCGGCGGCGATGCGCTCGTCTCGACGGAACTCGGCTCGATCGCGGGCGACGATGTGGAAGGCACGCTCATGACCTTCTCCCCCGATCCGCGCAAGAACCCGGCCGCGAAAGAGGTCGTCGACGCGCTCGAAAAGAAGGGCGTCAACCCGGAAGGCTATGTCGTCTACACCTACGCCGCGGTCCAGACCTGGGCGCAGGCCGCCGAGAAAGCGGGTACGACGGAAGGCGAGAAGGTCGTGGCCGCGCTGAAGGATCTGGAGTTCGACACCGCGCTCGGCAAGTTCAAGTTCGACGCGAAGGGCGATCCGAACCTTCCGTCCTATGTGTTCTATCGCTGGGGCAAGAAGGGCTACGAGCAGATCCAGTAAATTTCGAGCTTAGACAGTCGCGGTCGACGGCTGCCACGGCAATCGGGCGCTTCGCTTCGGCGAGGCGCCTTTTTTTTTGGGGGGGCATTCGGCGCTCAGGACAGGAACAGCTCCAAGCCTTCCGCTCCACGTCGATATTTGGCGAAAGACAGCTGGTGAGGCCCGAAAGTATCGGGCAGCAGCTTGTGTGAAAACACAGACGTGAAGAGCAACCGGTTCGCAGGCGCAATCCAACGTTTTTGCCTGCGTACCGGGGCGGTAACGCAGGCAATGGCGTCGAATAGCCTGATCTAATTATAGCGGGGCTTGCCACCCTTCGACGGAGGCTTCGGCGGCACGCCCTTCCCCGCTGCGGCGTGCCGGAACTGTGCGGCGCCCGCGCCGGGTCTTTGCTGATGCTTCGCAGGCGGCGGCGTCGCGGGCTTTTTCGGCAGCGCGAGGCGCATCTCGTGAATGGCTTTGCCCTCGCCTGCCGCCACTCCCGATGCGCCTTCCGCCTCGCCCTTCGCGATGGCCGCAAGCTCGCGCACGAGCGCCCGCGCACCGCGCAGCCGTTCCACGCCGTCGTCCCACTCCTCCTTGTACACGAGCTTCTGATCGATCTGCAGTTTTACCTGCGCGCCGTGCTCGTACATGAACTTCACAAGACCTTGCGGGTTCGCGAATTTCTTGTTGCGGAAGGTGATCACCGCGCCTTTCGGTCCGGCGTCGACCTGCGCGATGCCCGCCTTGCGGCAATAATTCTTGATCTGAACCACGGTGAGGAGGTGCTTCACTTCATCGGGTGGCGGCCCGAAACGGTCTGCCAGCTCTGCCGCGAAATTTTCGAGGTCGGCGCTCTCATGCAACCCCGAGAGCCGGCGATAAAGGCCGAGCCGCACCTGTAGATCGGGCACGTAGGCTTCCGGCAGCAACACGGGCAGACCGACATTGATCGTCGGCGACCATTGTTCCTCTTCCTCGCGCTCCTCGCCGCCGTTGGCCTTGAGCGCTGCGACCGCCTCTTCCAGCATCGACTGATAAAGCTCGTAGCCGACTTCCTTTATGTGGCCGGACTGCTCCTCGCCGAGCAGGTTGCCCGCGCCGCGAAGGTCGAGGTCGTGGCTCGCCAGCGTGAAACCGGCGCCGAGGCTGTCGAGCGAGTGCAGCACCTTGAGCCGCTTTTCGGCCTGTGGCGTGATCTTGCCGTTCGGCGGGATGGTGAACATGGCATAGGCGCGCGTCTTCGAGCGGCCGACACGCCCGCGAAGCTGATAGAGCGCGGCGAGGCCGAACATGTCCGCGCGATGCACGATCAGCGTGTTCGCGTTCGGAATATCGAGGCCCGATTCCACGATGGTCGTGGACAGCAGCACGTCGAATTCCCTGTCGTAGAAGGCCGACATGATGTCTTCGAGCTGGGTCGGCGCCATCTGACCGTGCGCCTGGCGGAAGCGGATTTCCGGCACGTGTTCGCGCAGGAACGCCGCCACATCGTCGAGATCGGAAATGCGCGGCACCACATAGAAGCACTGGCCGCCACGATAACGCTCGCGAAGCAGCGCCTCGCGCAGCGTGACGGGATCGAACGGCGTGATGAAGGTGCGCACAGCGAGGCGATCCACCGGCGGCGTCGCGATCACCGACATTTCGCGCACGCCCGTCAGCGCGAGTTGCAGCGTGCGCGGGATCGGCGTCGCCGTGAGCGTCAGCACGTGCACCTCCTCGCGCAGGTTCTTCAGCCGTTCCTTGTGCGCCACGCCGAAATGCTGCTCCTCGTCGACGATGAGGAGGCCCAGATCCTTGAAGGCTATGGATTTGGCGAGGAGCGCATGCGTGCCGACCACGATATCGATCTGCCCGGCCTTCAGCCCTTCTCTCGTCAGCGCCATCTCCTTCGGCGTCACGAGCCTCGAAGCCTGCGCGATCTTGACGGGGAAGCCCTGGAAGCGATTGACGAAGGTCTGGTAATGCTGGCGCGCGAGCAGCGTCGTCGGCACGACGACCGCCACCTGCTTGCCCTCCATCACCGCGATGAAGGCCGCGCGGAGCGCGACTTCGGTCTTGCCGAAGCCGACATCGCCGCACACGAGGCGATCCATCGGGCGGCCCTTTGCGAGATCGTCCGCCACCGCTTCGATGCTGGCGAGCTGATCGTCGGTCTCCTCGTAAGGGAAGCGGGTGACGAATTCATTATAGGCGCCGTCCGAAACCTGAAGCACCGGCGCGGGCTTCATTTCGCGCAGAGCCGCGACCTTGATGAGTTCTTCCGCCATCTCGCGGATGCGCTTCTTGAGCCGCGCTTTCCGGCCCTGCCACGACGCGCCGCCGAGCTTGTCGAGTTGGCCGTCGCCCTCGTCCGAGCCGTAGCGCGTAAGCAGTTCCATATTCTCGATGGGCAGGAACAGCTTGTCGCCGCCCGCATATTCGAGTTCGACGCAATCGTGCGGGGCGCCTGCCGCGTCGATGGTCTTCAGCCCGATGAACCGCCCTATGCCGTGATCGGCATGCACCATGAGGTCGCCCGGCGTGAGGCTCGACGCCTCGACGAGCACATCGCTCGCCTTCTTCGCCTTGCGGCGACGGATGAGGCGGTCGCCTAGGATATCCTGTTCGGCGATGATCGCGAGGTCGGGCGTCTCGTAGCCCGACTCGAGGCCGAGCAGCGCGAAGCTGACCGCGCTCTTCTCGGCCTTCCGCACCTCCGCGATGTTCGCAACCTTTTCGATACGCGAGACGTGCGACGAGAGCATGTTGCCGAGGCGTTCGCGCGCGCCGTTCGTCCAGCAGGCGACGACCGCGCGCTTGCCGAGGCTCTGCATCGTGCGGATATGCTCGGCGACGGCCGGAATGAGCTTGTCGGAGCTTTCAGCGCGTTCGAGCGCGAAGCTGCGCCCCTGCTTGCCCCTGAAGTCGATCTGCACGACCGCCCTGGCGTCCGGCTGCGGGAAGGGTTCGAAGCGGCGCACCTTGTGCTCGCCAAGCTTCGCTGTCCATTCCTCCGATGTGAGGTAGAGCGCGTCGGGCTTGAGCGGCTTGTAGGGCGGCGCGCCGAAGGAGCGCTGTTCGAGCCCCTCGCGGCGTGCTTCATAATGATCGGCGATGGTTTCGAGGCGGCGCAGCGCCGCCTCGTCCGCCAGATGATCGAGCGTTGCGACCGCGTTCGGCAGGTAATCGAACAGCGTGTCCATGCCGTCGTAAAACAGCGGCAGCCAGTGCTCGACGCCGGGGTAACGCGTCCCCGCAGACACCGCCTCGTAAAGCGCGTCGTCGCCCTTGCTCGGCCCGAACAGCTCGACGTACCGCTGACGAAATTGCTTGACGGCGGCGTCGCCCGACGGGATTTCGCTGATCGGAAGCAGCGTGACGCCATCGCGCGTGGCCTGCGTGCGTTGCGTGACGGGATCGAAGGTGCGGATCGTTTCCAGCGTATCGCCGAAGAAGTCGAGGCGCGCGGGCCGCGCATGCCCCGGCACGTAGAGATCGAGGATACCGCCGCGCACGGCGTATTCACCGGGCTCCATCACGGTGCCGGTGCGCATGAAGCCCGATCCTTCGAGCCGCGCGACCACCTGTTCCATGGAGATGCGGCCGCCAGCGGTGAGCCGCGCCGCCGACTTTTTCATCGCGGCGAGCGGCGGCACGCGCTGAAGAGCGGCATTCACCGTTGTCAGCACGATGATCGCGGGCTTGCCGCCCTTCGCATGGGCGAGCCTTGCGAGCGTAGCGATGCGTCGGGCTTCGATGTCGCTGTCGGGCGAAACGCGGTCGTAAGGCACGCAGTCCCACGCCGGAAACGAGAGGACGTCCGCGCCGGGGGCAAAGAATTCGAGCTGGCTCTTGAGCGCGGCAAGACGGTGGTCGTCGCGCGCGATGTGCAGCACCACTTGCTGGTACGCCGTGTCGGTGGGGAGGCGCCGCGCTATGGCCGCGATCAGAAACGCGTCGTGGCCCTCGGGCACGCCGGAGGCGAGGATAGCGCCGTCTCCGCCCGCAAGCCTGTCGAGCGCGGTGGGCTTTCCCGCCGCCTTCTTGTCCAATGTTTCGGTTTCGCCTGCCATGTCGGGGTGCGGCCTCGGGCCGCCGCGTTGGAGCTGTTGAGCGTTATCGCTTTCGCGTAAATCGAGTGAGCGGCGCTGCTTGTCGAGCAGGATCCTTATCGAAGAACCGCCGTGCGCTTTTGCGGATCAGGCTCGAAGCATCATCATAGTCTGTAGAAGCTGCGGATTTCGGACACGATGGCCGCGAGGTCGCCCGGCGCTTCGCCCTTCCTGATCCAGAGGTCGACATCCGGGTCTTGCGCCGCGAGCACCGTTTCGAAGGACGTAAGCTGCGTCTCGTCCATGACGGGCACGCGCGCCTCGGCATAGCGCCCGAGAATGAGATCCAGTTCCTTCGTGCCGCGATGAAGCGCACGGTACACCGCGCGCTTGCGCCTCAGCTCAAGCCCGTCCATCAAAAAAACCTTTAGAACGCGAATGTTGGCGCACTTGGCACCGTGCCCGCAATATAGTCGCGAAGCTCCTGCATTCATACCCCCGGCTTTCGCACTTTCCGCCTTATCCCCGTCACGCCGGTGCAAAAATTGCGCGGCGGATTGCGCGGGCCGCGCGCCGTGCTCAAACTCGCCACCATGAGCGAATCGCAGTCGCAAATGCCGTTGTTTGAAGCGCCGGTTCCTTGGCAGGGTGCATCAACGCCCACATTTCTTGAACGCATGGTTGTCCCGGACAAAGAACGCCCCGCAACAGGAGCCGGCTTGAACGCGCTTCATGCGCCGCTGACGAGCCTCAAGGGGCTCGGCCCGCGCGGCGCGGAGCTTCTCACGAAGCTCCTCGCAAAGCCGCTGACGCCACCGCGCGTGATCGATCTCCTCTGGCATCTGCCGACGGGCACGCTCGACCGCAGGCTCACGCCATCGGTCAGCGAAGCGCTCTCCGGCAGCATCGTCACGCTCGTGGTTACGCCGGTGAAGCTCAGCGCGCCGCCGCGTTCTGCCCCTCGCGCGCCGTTGCGCATCGTTTGCGAGGATGAAAGCGGAGCGCTCGACATCGTCTATTTCCACGGCGACCGCGCGGGGATCAAACGGCTGTTGCCGGTCGGCGAACCGCGCCTCGTCTCGGGCCGCGTCGAGCGCCACGGCGCGCGCCTGCAAATGACGCACCCGGATTATGTCCTCGCGCCGGAGGAGCGCCATCGCCTGCCCGCCATCGAGCCCGTCTACCCGCTGACGTTCGGCCTTACACAAAAATTTCTCTACCGCGTCATCGGCGAAGCGCTGGCGAAAGTGCCGGATTTCCCCGAATGGCACGATACGGCGCTCGTCGAAGCGGAAGGGTGGCCGACCTTCCGCGAGGCGCTCGTGACGTTGCACCGCCCCCGGAGTCATGCAGACCTCGCGCTATGGCACAAGGCGCGCGAGCGGCTCGCCCATGATGAAGTGTCGAGCGCTCAGCTCGCCATCGCGCTGGTGCGCCGAAGCCACCGCCAGCTTGCCGGACGCTCGTTTGTCGGCGACGGCAGCCTCGCCGCGAAGATGCGCGGCCAGTTGCCCTTTGCGCTGACGCGGTCGCAGGAAACCGCGCTCGCCGAAATCAAGGCGGACATGGCCTCGTCGCGGCGCATGCTGCGGCTCCTTCAAGGCGATGTCGGCGCGGGCAAGACGGTCGTCGCGGCGCTTGCCATGGCGAACGCGGTGGAAGCGGGCGCGCAGGTCGCGCTGATGGCGCCGACGGACGTTCTCGCCCGCCAGCACCTCGAAACGCTGACGCCCTTGTGTGCGGCGGCCGGCATCCCGCTCGGCTATCTCTCGGGGCGAGAACAGGGCCGCGCGCGCGGGCGGCTTCTCGGCAAGCTCGCGAGCGGTGAAATCCGCGCGATCTGCGGCACCCATGCGCTGTTTCAGCCCGATGTGGTATTCCGCGATTTCGGCCTCGCCATCGTGGACGAGCAGCACCGCTTCGGCGTGGCGCAACGCCTCGCCTTGCAGGAGAAGGCCCGCGCGGGCGACGCCGACATCCTTGTGATGACAGCGACGCCGATCCCGCGTACCCTGCAACTGTCGCTGCATGGGGATCTCGACGTGTCGCAGATCACCGAAAAGCCCGCTGGCCGCAAGCCTGTCATCACCCGCACCGTGCCGCAGGAGCGACTGGATGATGTCATCGAGGGCCTTAATCGTGCGCTCGGCGAGGGCGCGCAGGTCTACTGGGTGTGCCCCGCCGTCGAAAGCGAGACCGCGCGCGACATGACCGCCGTGACCGAGCGCGCCGCCCATCTGCGCCAGGTCTTCGGCGAGCGCGTCGGCCTCGTGCATGGCAAGCTGTCAGGCGCCGAGAAGGACGCGGCGATTGCCGCTTTCGCCGCGCGCGAAACCTCGATCCTCGTCGCAACCACCGTGATCGAGGTTGGCGTGAACGTGCCGAACGCGACCGTGATGATCATCGAGAACGCGGAGATGTTCGGCCTCGCGCAACTCCACCAGCTTCGCGGGCGCGTGGGGCGGGGCGCGGCGCAGTCGTCCTGCATCCTGCTCTACAAGGGGCCGCTGTCCGAGACGGCGAAATCGCGCCTCGATATCCTGCGGCAGGTGGACGACGGCTTCGTCATCGCGGAGGAAGATTTGCGGCTTCGCGGCGGCGGCGAGGTACTGGGCGCGAAGCAGAGCGGCGATCCCGGCTTCCGTATCGCGGGCTGGCCCGACGCCGCGCCGCTGATCGAGCGCGCGGCGACCGCCGTTCGCTATCTCCTGGGCCGCGATCCGTTCCTGAAGTCAGAACAGGGGCTTGCCGCGCGCACCTGCCTCGCGCTGTTCGAGCGCGACGAGGCGATGCGGCTGTTGCAGGCGGGATAGAAAACATTATGATTTTATTTCGAGCCGCAATGTTATTTGCAAGCATCGTCGCATCGTTTATAGCGACGATAATAGGTATTTTTGTCTTAATATATATGTTTTGGAATGAGAACGTGGGATTTTTCGAGCCACATAAGCCGGGTTATTGTTATGGACGCGACGGTTTCTTAAGAAACTGGGAATTCTTGGACCAAGCAATATTGCATAATGCGCGCAAGCTT
Proteins encoded in this region:
- a CDS encoding succinate dehydrogenase assembly factor 2, whose protein sequence is MDGLELRRKRAVYRALHRGTKELDLILGRYAEARVPVMDETQLTSFETVLAAQDPDVDLWIRKGEAPGDLAAIVSEIRSFYRL
- the recG gene encoding ATP-dependent DNA helicase RecG, translated to MVVPDKERPATGAGLNALHAPLTSLKGLGPRGAELLTKLLAKPLTPPRVIDLLWHLPTGTLDRRLTPSVSEALSGSIVTLVVTPVKLSAPPRSAPRAPLRIVCEDESGALDIVYFHGDRAGIKRLLPVGEPRLVSGRVERHGARLQMTHPDYVLAPEERHRLPAIEPVYPLTFGLTQKFLYRVIGEALAKVPDFPEWHDTALVEAEGWPTFREALVTLHRPRSHADLALWHKARERLAHDEVSSAQLAIALVRRSHRQLAGRSFVGDGSLAAKMRGQLPFALTRSQETALAEIKADMASSRRMLRLLQGDVGAGKTVVAALAMANAVEAGAQVALMAPTDVLARQHLETLTPLCAAAGIPLGYLSGREQGRARGRLLGKLASGEIRAICGTHALFQPDVVFRDFGLAIVDEQHRFGVAQRLALQEKARAGDADILVMTATPIPRTLQLSLHGDLDVSQITEKPAGRKPVITRTVPQERLDDVIEGLNRALGEGAQVYWVCPAVESETARDMTAVTERAAHLRQVFGERVGLVHGKLSGAEKDAAIAAFAARETSILVATTVIEVGVNVPNATVMIIENAEMFGLAQLHQLRGRVGRGAAQSSCILLYKGPLSETAKSRLDILRQVDDGFVIAEEDLRLRGGGEVLGAKQSGDPGFRIAGWPDAAPLIERAATAVRYLLGRDPFLKSEQGLAARTCLALFERDEAMRLLQAG